From the Ruminiclostridium josui JCM 17888 genome, one window contains:
- a CDS encoding phospholipid carrier-dependent glycosyltransferase: MKTYFKNFSDFISHVKMPGFATMMLSVIFIFLICIGIWGFLRIRNIQKGNLIITEYGLLNNEKETKPLFKLVKKDYIIMLVMTLLYAIPALYNLGGFKIPETPWSPADKNDGFVVDLGREVEVAKVMLYQGYNEEKYDGTKFNIKFLNSNGTYSESETLEKSGFFSWKVSTKEFKTSKIQITADKSGAAINELAIFEKGSNKPFEVKNITPVEQIANSAGKSPDGKAYKLSNLLDEQDRVDFYTLSSTSTYFDEVFYPRTALDFIYKVHPFERTHPPLGKYFVMIGMLIFGVNPFGWRIIGTLFGVAMIPLMYLFGYKIFKNRFLAFCTAFFMMFDFMHFAQTRISTIDVYVTFFVILMYYFIYDYFAKKSYKAGLKKSLKPLFLCGLIFGIGIATKWIAMYAAVGIFLIFVIVKLDEIVYYMAYKKSGLSSDLFSKFWSKYFFKTALFCVLFFIIIPGIIYFASYTSIMQVPGNGIKEFFNNQSYMYSFHNDLNAKHDYSSQWFEWPVMIKPIWYYGSKALAAEKLTSSIICMGNPLIWWISIPSLIAGIIVAIKRKDKYMLVPIFGALFQYIPWMVVRRMAFIYHYFSVVPFLIIIIVYLIKVFLELGGNTKKIVYTYLALTAIIFIMYYPILSGMIVPRWYASMLQLFPGWSFRY, from the coding sequence TTGAAAACGTATTTTAAGAATTTTTCCGATTTTATTTCACATGTAAAAATGCCAGGTTTTGCAACTATGATGTTAAGTGTTATTTTTATATTCCTTATATGTATAGGAATATGGGGCTTTCTAAGAATCCGGAATATTCAAAAGGGTAATCTGATAATTACCGAATACGGATTACTAAACAATGAAAAAGAAACAAAGCCTTTGTTTAAGCTCGTAAAAAAAGATTATATTATTATGCTTGTTATGACTTTGCTATATGCAATTCCGGCTTTGTACAATCTAGGTGGTTTCAAGATACCTGAAACGCCATGGTCTCCTGCTGATAAAAATGACGGGTTTGTTGTAGACCTCGGAAGAGAAGTAGAGGTTGCGAAAGTTATGCTTTATCAGGGATATAACGAAGAAAAATATGACGGTACCAAGTTTAATATCAAGTTTTTAAATTCCAACGGTACATACTCAGAATCTGAGACTCTTGAAAAATCAGGCTTTTTTTCATGGAAAGTATCTACTAAGGAATTTAAGACAAGTAAAATTCAGATTACTGCTGATAAATCCGGTGCTGCAATTAATGAGCTTGCTATATTTGAAAAGGGTTCAAATAAGCCTTTTGAAGTAAAAAATATAACTCCTGTAGAGCAAATAGCAAATAGTGCCGGGAAAAGCCCTGACGGAAAAGCTTATAAATTAAGTAATCTCCTTGATGAACAAGATAGAGTTGATTTTTATACTTTATCATCAACTAGCACATATTTTGACGAAGTATTTTATCCAAGAACGGCTCTTGATTTCATTTATAAAGTCCATCCCTTCGAAAGAACTCATCCACCTCTTGGCAAATATTTCGTTATGATTGGTATGCTTATTTTTGGAGTAAACCCATTTGGCTGGAGAATTATAGGAACTTTATTTGGAGTAGCCATGATTCCTCTTATGTACCTGTTTGGCTATAAAATATTCAAAAATAGATTCCTTGCATTTTGCACAGCTTTCTTTATGATGTTTGATTTTATGCATTTTGCTCAAACCAGAATATCTACAATTGACGTTTATGTTACCTTCTTTGTTATTTTAATGTACTATTTCATTTATGACTATTTTGCCAAAAAATCATACAAGGCCGGCTTAAAAAAGTCCTTAAAACCTCTTTTTCTTTGTGGCCTGATATTTGGTATAGGTATTGCTACTAAATGGATAGCAATGTATGCTGCTGTGGGTATTTTCCTTATTTTTGTTATTGTAAAGCTTGACGAGATTGTTTATTATATGGCCTATAAAAAAAGTGGTCTTTCATCGGATTTATTTAGCAAATTCTGGAGTAAGTATTTTTTTAAAACTGCATTATTTTGTGTTTTGTTTTTCATAATAATACCCGGCATAATTTATTTTGCTTCATATACATCTATAATGCAGGTTCCCGGAAATGGTATTAAAGAGTTCTTTAACAATCAGTCTTATATGTACAGTTTCCACAATGATTTAAATGCTAAGCATGATTATTCTTCTCAGTGGTTTGAATGGCCCGTAATGATCAAGCCTATTTGGTATTATGGCTCTAAAGCACTTGCTGCAGAAAAATTAACTTCTAGTATCATTTGCATGGGAAACCCATTAATCTGGTGGATTAGCATACCGTCATTAATTGCAGGAATAATTGTTGCAATTAAGAGAAAAGACAAATATATGCTTGTTCCTATTTTCGGTGCTTTATTTCAGTATATTCCTTGGATGGTAGTGCGCAGAATGGCCTTTATCTATCATTACTTTTCCGTTGTTCCTTTTCTTATAATTATCATTGTATACTTAATCAAAGTATTCCTGGAACTTGGAGGGAATACGAAAAAGATTGTATATACTTATTTAGCATTGACAGCAATAATTTTCATAATGTATTACCCTATTTTATCAGGTATGATTGTGCCCAGATGGTATGCAAGTATGCTACAATTGTTCCCAGGCTGGAGTTTCAGATATTAA
- a CDS encoding MBL fold metallo-hydrolase, whose amino-acid sequence MKNKKQNLYILKLSFISFINYSYIIVDEASGQAAIIDPAWELDKIINKIHETNVVISKVLLTHSHFDHTNLADRIAKKYNADIYMSKKEIEYYKFKCRKLNPICEGDIIQLGETSIKNIHTPGHTFGSTCYLVDGNLFTGDFIFIEGCGICTSNGASAREMYTSIQKIKSNISLETRIFPGHSYGKPPGYPLKYLFENNIYFQIDDVDKFIAFRQRKGQKGIFNFK is encoded by the coding sequence ATGAAGAACAAAAAGCAAAATTTATATATCCTTAAACTGAGCTTTATTAGTTTTATTAATTATAGCTATATAATTGTGGATGAAGCGAGTGGACAGGCTGCAATTATTGATCCTGCATGGGAATTGGATAAAATAATTAATAAAATCCATGAGACTAATGTAGTGATATCAAAAGTACTTTTGACACATTCTCATTTTGACCATACAAATCTGGCAGATAGAATTGCGAAAAAGTATAATGCAGATATTTACATGTCAAAAAAAGAAATTGAATATTATAAATTCAAGTGTAGAAAGTTAAACCCTATATGTGAAGGGGATATCATTCAATTGGGGGAGACTTCTATTAAGAACATTCATACACCTGGACATACTTTTGGAAGTACTTGTTATTTGGTTGATGGCAACCTATTTACAGGTGATTTTATATTTATAGAAGGATGTGGCATTTGTACTTCTAATGGTGCTTCAGCGAGAGAAATGTATACAAGCATTCAGAAAATAAAATCAAATATTTCACTGGAAACGCGTATTTTTCCAGGACATTCATATGGAAAACCTCCGGGCTACCCTCTTAAATATCTATTTGAAAATAATATCTATTTTCAGATTGATGATGTGGACAAATTTATAGCATTTAGACAGAGAAAAGGCCAGAAAGGGATTTTTAACTTTAAATAG
- a CDS encoding LL-diaminopimelate aminotransferase, which produces MAIVNENHLKLPGNYLFAEIGKRVAVFKEQNPSAEIIRLGIGDVTRPLPMACIDAMHKAVDDMSRIETFKGYPEYEGYDFLINKIVENDYQKRGISIGYDEVFVSDGAKSDTANIQELFGLNSRIAVTDPVYPVYVDSNVMAGRTGEYIDGKWTNVTYLPCTAENGFVPELPKEKVDLIYLCLPNNPTGTTLTKEQLKVWVDYAAKNKSIILFDSAYEAFISEKDVPHSIYEIEGAKEVAIEFRSFSKTAGFTGTRCAYMVIPKELKAYTTDGSEIGLNRLWYRRQATKFNGVSYIVQRGAEAVYSEEGQKQVKETISYYLTNASIIKNGLESIGIKVFGGVNAPYIWMQTPNKMDSWAFFDKLLNEANIVGTPGVGFGPSGQGYFRLTAFGSKENTQAAVERFKTRLKV; this is translated from the coding sequence ATGGCAATAGTAAATGAAAACCATTTAAAATTACCCGGAAATTATCTATTTGCGGAGATTGGTAAAAGAGTTGCAGTGTTTAAAGAACAAAACCCTAGTGCAGAGATTATAAGGCTTGGTATCGGAGATGTAACCCGTCCCCTTCCTATGGCATGTATAGATGCAATGCATAAGGCTGTTGACGATATGTCCAGAATAGAAACCTTTAAAGGGTATCCTGAGTACGAAGGATATGATTTCCTTATTAATAAGATAGTTGAGAATGATTACCAAAAAAGAGGCATCTCAATAGGATACGATGAAGTATTTGTAAGTGATGGTGCCAAAAGTGATACAGCTAATATCCAGGAACTTTTTGGCTTAAATTCAAGAATAGCAGTTACGGATCCTGTTTATCCTGTTTACGTTGACTCCAATGTTATGGCTGGAAGAACAGGAGAATACATTGACGGAAAATGGACTAACGTAACCTACCTTCCATGTACTGCTGAAAACGGTTTTGTTCCGGAACTTCCAAAAGAAAAAGTAGACCTTATATATTTGTGCCTTCCAAACAATCCTACAGGAACTACCCTTACAAAGGAACAGTTAAAAGTTTGGGTAGATTATGCTGCAAAAAACAAGTCGATAATACTATTTGATTCTGCATATGAAGCTTTCATTAGTGAAAAGGATGTTCCTCACAGCATTTACGAAATAGAAGGAGCAAAAGAAGTAGCTATAGAATTCAGAAGCTTTTCAAAAACTGCAGGATTTACAGGAACAAGATGTGCTTATATGGTAATACCAAAAGAATTGAAAGCCTATACTACAGATGGCAGTGAAATAGGGCTCAACAGACTTTGGTACAGAAGACAGGCAACAAAATTCAATGGGGTATCCTATATTGTTCAGAGAGGAGCAGAGGCTGTATACTCAGAAGAAGGCCAAAAGCAGGTAAAGGAAACAATATCTTATTATTTAACAAATGCATCTATCATAAAAAATGGGTTAGAGAGCATAGGAATAAAGGTATTTGGAGGAGTAAATGCACCGTATATCTGGATGCAGACTCCAAATAAAATGGATTCTTGGGCGTTCTTTGATAAACTTCTAAATGAGGCCAATATAGTTGGAACTCCCGGAGTAGGCTTTGGACCAAGCGGACAGGGGTATTTCAGACTGACTGCATTCGGAAGCAAGGAAAATACACAGGCCGCTGTAGAGAGATTTAAAACAAGGCTCAAGGTTTAA
- the dapF gene encoding diaminopimelate epimerase, with the protein MRFTKMQGLGNDYIYVNCTKNLIANPSEVAKKVSDRHFGIGSDGLVLIMKSDIADFRMRMFNSDGSESEMCGNAIRCVGKYVFDNGLTDKRNLTIETLAGIKVLDLRVEDNKVVQVRVDMGEPILEPKKIPVDSDKDRFISESVEIDGNVYKVTAVSMGNPHAITYVDDTVNFPLYEVGPKMETHKLFPRKVNAEFVEIIDRTTLKMRVWERGAGETLACGTGASAVLVASVLNGLSERAATVKLLGGDLFIEWSEKDNHVYMTGPAEKVFEGEIEI; encoded by the coding sequence ATGAGATTTACAAAAATGCAGGGACTTGGAAACGACTATATATATGTGAATTGCACGAAAAATCTAATTGCGAACCCATCAGAAGTTGCAAAAAAAGTAAGCGATAGACATTTCGGAATCGGCTCAGACGGATTAGTACTTATAATGAAATCGGATATAGCTGACTTTAGAATGAGAATGTTTAATTCGGATGGTTCAGAATCTGAAATGTGTGGAAATGCTATACGTTGTGTTGGGAAATATGTATTTGATAATGGATTGACAGACAAAAGGAATCTTACAATAGAGACTTTAGCGGGTATTAAGGTTCTTGATTTAAGGGTTGAGGATAATAAAGTAGTACAGGTAAGAGTAGATATGGGTGAACCTATATTGGAGCCTAAGAAAATACCTGTTGATAGTGACAAAGATAGATTTATATCCGAGAGCGTTGAAATTGACGGCAACGTCTACAAGGTTACAGCTGTATCCATGGGGAATCCACATGCTATTACATATGTAGATGACACCGTAAACTTTCCTTTATATGAAGTGGGACCAAAGATGGAAACACATAAACTGTTTCCCAGAAAGGTAAATGCTGAATTTGTTGAAATCATAGACAGAACTACACTAAAAATGAGAGTGTGGGAAAGAGGGGCAGGGGAAACCCTTGCTTGTGGAACAGGTGCCAGTGCTGTACTTGTAGCTTCGGTATTAAATGGTTTATCTGAAAGAGCTGCAACTGTAAAACTCCTTGGTGGAGATTTATTTATTGAATGGTCCGAAAAGGACAATCATGTGTACATGACAGGGCCTGCGGAAAAGGTATTCGAGGGAGAAATAGAAATCTAA
- a CDS encoding uracil-DNA glycosylase, whose amino-acid sequence MLNWDQLNSTCANCRNCDLAGTRTNIVIGRGNPRAPIMFIGEGPGEQEDIRGLPFVGPAGQLLDTLLEALKFKPDEYYIANVVKCRPPNNRVPSEEEAEKCLPYLRNQVSLIRPRIIVCLGSTAAKYVIDRDIKITQIRGRWIEIKKFWIMPTFHPAALLRDQSKKELLFKDMKEVKKKIKELESEESGG is encoded by the coding sequence TTGTTGAACTGGGATCAGCTTAATTCTACATGTGCTAATTGTAGAAATTGTGACCTTGCCGGAACCAGAACAAATATAGTGATAGGAAGAGGAAATCCACGTGCTCCAATAATGTTCATAGGAGAAGGACCAGGAGAGCAGGAGGATATTCGGGGATTACCCTTTGTTGGTCCGGCAGGACAGCTTTTAGATACATTACTTGAAGCTTTAAAATTTAAACCTGATGAATACTATATTGCTAACGTTGTGAAATGCAGGCCGCCAAATAACAGGGTACCAAGTGAAGAGGAGGCAGAAAAATGTTTGCCATATTTGAGAAATCAGGTATCCTTAATAAGACCTCGTATAATTGTATGCCTTGGAAGTACTGCGGCAAAATATGTCATAGACAGAGATATAAAAATAACACAAATACGGGGACGGTGGATAGAGATAAAGAAATTCTGGATTATGCCTACATTTCATCCAGCTGCATTACTAAGAGATCAAAGCAAAAAGGAACTACTATTTAAGGATATGAAGGAAGTAAAAAAGAAAATAAAAGAACTTGAAAGTGAAGAGTCCGGAGGATAA